In Crateriforma spongiae, the following proteins share a genomic window:
- a CDS encoding CRTAC1 family protein, translating to MNGPIAQPQLSKPHRPRTTSSCVAVLCFVSLCSFFLSANVGCNRTDESESTTSQRRPESFRTKFSALKRAKNWAAADELVLSELIRRPDDPDLLLAAAQVSLERRDWDAAIERFNDYAIASENQSRTIADPVLLQWSQAFCNSGRLVDGIQVLAGHAGKTSHSADLHRRLAELYSIVGDLHASQAQLHQLVRQRQIRGDELYFLASLKQRYKEDPNLLRLADTLQPNDLRPQLSRAVGLWMSKKPDAALEVTDPIVQEHDDYVPAIGFHAFLLAESGRLADLAAFVTDHPPTQINHPDLWYGAGLAALAGGQSDWAAKCFAESLLAAEHHSHLPATQLAISLSRAGHESLSQQVADRAKMLQELYNRCLAYFEEGLPSQANSIRIAEILWQLGRHDEAVGWSKIAGNLQHDPADDLTKRQAAIDKSPPRQRWASALSDFAESVSPPDEITSLATSMTKPSSDSGDDFGEILLVDETQSRGLEFQFDTGEPTGQLAVWLHQINGGGIAAADFDRDGWDDIYLSQAGSDPLKSSPITDQLFLNRDGNFQRASLATKLDDYGQGVAAGDINADGFPDLFVGNIGPNRVLINNGDGQFTDVTIASGIRGSHWTSSVAIADINGDAIADLIEINYCVLDDVLNRPCHSYTGVLGACPPVDFDGDPDKVWLGNGDGTFRLDESWSSIDQAGRGLGLVVADLDATNPGLEVFVSNDMSANHFWRRQNNGVWSEEAVVRGLGYGVGGRAQACMGIAVADPDGDADLDLVVTNFSEESNNFFVQQSPGLFGDQTQASGLSGPSTPVLGFGVVMSDFDADNRMDLFVTNGHVNQPIDPNDTMAQYSQLFRYDQSRWILDHQTSAISESAADDAQIEHGESPNGYFAAKHVGRTIATADFDRDGRLDMMVGHLGEPTRLLMNRSPQRGRVVSVSLVGTRSHRDAAGARIEVKTDQRTVTGHRIAGYGYYCTNTANVGMIIGNDETIQEIAVTWPSGIQDSFVPERKPSTFTVIEGQGSVARIGPR from the coding sequence ATGAACGGTCCGATCGCCCAGCCCCAGCTTTCTAAACCGCATCGGCCACGCACGACATCGTCCTGCGTGGCCGTGCTGTGTTTCGTGTCCCTGTGTTCGTTTTTTCTGTCCGCAAACGTCGGCTGTAACCGTACCGACGAATCGGAATCGACCACCAGCCAACGACGCCCGGAGAGCTTTCGAACGAAGTTTTCCGCATTGAAACGGGCAAAGAATTGGGCTGCCGCCGACGAACTGGTGCTGTCCGAACTGATCCGCCGCCCCGACGATCCGGATCTGTTGTTGGCCGCCGCCCAAGTGTCGCTGGAACGTCGTGATTGGGATGCCGCGATCGAACGCTTCAACGACTATGCGATCGCATCGGAAAACCAGTCACGCACCATCGCCGATCCGGTATTACTGCAGTGGTCCCAAGCGTTCTGCAACAGCGGACGCCTGGTCGACGGCATCCAAGTCTTGGCCGGTCACGCGGGGAAAACTTCCCACTCGGCGGATCTGCACCGACGGCTGGCCGAACTTTATTCCATCGTCGGTGATCTCCACGCCAGTCAAGCTCAGCTGCATCAATTGGTTCGCCAGCGTCAGATTCGTGGCGATGAATTGTATTTTCTGGCATCGTTGAAACAGCGTTACAAGGAAGACCCCAATCTGCTTCGATTGGCCGATACTCTGCAGCCGAATGATCTGCGTCCACAGCTAAGTCGGGCGGTCGGGTTATGGATGAGCAAAAAGCCCGACGCGGCCTTGGAGGTCACCGATCCGATCGTCCAAGAACATGACGACTATGTACCGGCGATCGGCTTTCATGCGTTCTTGTTGGCGGAATCGGGACGGCTGGCTGATCTGGCTGCATTCGTCACGGATCACCCGCCGACGCAAATCAATCACCCAGATCTTTGGTACGGGGCGGGCCTTGCCGCGCTGGCCGGTGGGCAATCCGACTGGGCCGCGAAGTGTTTTGCCGAATCATTGTTAGCCGCCGAACATCACTCCCATCTGCCGGCGACGCAGCTGGCCATTAGTCTCAGCCGCGCTGGTCACGAGAGCTTGTCACAACAAGTCGCCGACCGTGCCAAGATGCTGCAAGAATTGTACAACCGTTGTTTGGCATATTTCGAAGAAGGCTTGCCATCACAAGCCAACAGCATTCGGATTGCCGAGATCCTGTGGCAATTGGGACGTCATGACGAAGCAGTCGGCTGGTCCAAGATCGCCGGGAATCTACAGCACGATCCGGCCGACGATTTGACCAAACGACAGGCTGCGATCGACAAGTCACCGCCTCGCCAGCGATGGGCATCCGCCTTGTCGGACTTTGCCGAATCCGTTTCTCCACCGGACGAAATCACATCCCTGGCCACATCGATGACAAAGCCGAGTTCGGATTCGGGCGATGACTTTGGCGAAATCCTGCTCGTCGACGAAACGCAATCCCGCGGTTTGGAATTTCAGTTCGACACGGGCGAACCGACCGGTCAACTGGCGGTGTGGCTGCACCAGATCAACGGCGGTGGGATCGCCGCAGCCGACTTTGACCGTGACGGTTGGGACGATATTTACTTGTCCCAGGCCGGCAGCGACCCGCTGAAATCCAGCCCCATTACAGACCAGCTGTTCTTGAACCGGGACGGCAATTTTCAACGCGCGTCCCTAGCAACCAAACTGGACGACTATGGCCAGGGGGTTGCCGCTGGCGACATCAACGCTGACGGATTCCCCGATCTGTTTGTCGGAAACATTGGTCCCAACCGCGTCTTGATCAATAACGGCGATGGACAGTTCACCGACGTGACCATTGCGTCGGGAATTCGTGGCAGCCACTGGACGTCCAGTGTTGCCATTGCCGACATCAACGGTGATGCGATCGCTGATCTGATTGAAATCAATTACTGCGTCTTGGACGACGTGCTGAACCGTCCCTGCCACAGCTACACCGGTGTCTTGGGTGCATGCCCGCCGGTCGATTTTGACGGGGATCCCGACAAGGTTTGGCTTGGCAACGGCGACGGCACCTTCCGCCTGGATGAATCCTGGTCATCGATTGACCAGGCGGGACGCGGACTGGGTTTGGTGGTCGCCGATCTGGATGCCACCAATCCTGGCTTGGAAGTGTTCGTATCCAACGACATGTCGGCGAACCACTTTTGGCGGCGGCAAAACAACGGCGTTTGGTCGGAAGAAGCCGTGGTGCGTGGGCTGGGCTATGGTGTCGGCGGTCGCGCCCAAGCCTGCATGGGCATTGCCGTGGCCGACCCCGACGGCGATGCCGACTTGGATCTGGTGGTGACCAATTTCAGTGAAGAAAGCAACAACTTTTTCGTCCAGCAGTCACCGGGGTTGTTCGGCGATCAAACCCAAGCCAGCGGCTTAAGCGGACCCTCCACACCGGTGTTGGGATTCGGTGTGGTGATGTCGGACTTCGACGCCGACAACCGGATGGATTTGTTCGTCACCAACGGACACGTCAACCAGCCGATCGATCCCAACGACACGATGGCCCAGTATTCCCAGCTCTTTCGCTATGACCAATCGCGATGGATCTTGGATCACCAGACATCCGCCATTAGCGAATCGGCGGCCGACGACGCACAGATCGAACACGGTGAATCACCCAACGGGTACTTTGCCGCCAAGCACGTGGGTCGCACCATCGCGACCGCGGACTTCGATCGCGACGGCAGGTTGGACATGATGGTGGGGCATTTGGGTGAACCCACACGTCTGTTGATGAACCGCAGCCCCCAGCGTGGACGCGTCGTTTCAGTATCACTGGTGGGCACGCGTTCGCATCGCGATGCAGCGGGTGCGCGCATCGAAGTCAAAACCGATCAACGGACCGTGACGGGACATCGCATCGCCGGGTACGGTTACTACTGCACCAACACCGCGAACGTTGGGATGATCATCGGCAATGACGAAACGATTCAAGAAATCGCGGTCACTTGGCCTTCGGGCATCCAGGACTCGTTCGTCCCCGAACGAAAACCTTCCACGTTCACGGTGATCGAAGGACAGGGCAGTGTTGCCCGAATCGGTCCGCGCTAG